From Halanaeroarchaeum sulfurireducens, a single genomic window includes:
- the menE gene encoding o-succinylbenzoate--CoA ligase, whose product MRDWLAVRRAATPDTLALLDATTDDRRTYADLDDAVEEVAGKLQALGVNAGDAVGVVMETRPAYVELLWAVQRLGATLVPFNARLTPAELIDQRTTIDPAVLVTDRDHEETAVDAGGRTPVVSVDEPTLAETRWLDATTPQTVESVGVSLSDTAAVLFTSGTTGEPTAIRVTARNVLASAVASAFRLGVVPDDRWLLCLPMYHMGGLSIPIRTMVYGTTTVLHGEFDPGPILRTLRERSITGVSLVPTMLERLLDAGPVDDSLRFALVGGGPTSAELAQRALAAGVPIHPTYGMTETASQITTATPRDVEAAPDSVGRPLVGTDLAILDGAGSRLDRGEQGEIAVSGWTVSPGPVSESSRRTDEWFRTGDVGYRDEKGRLYVTGRASELIVTGGENVVPGDVRAAILAHPAVEDAAVVGLTDAEWGERVGALVVTTEPVSKGTLRSFLEERLAGFKLPRTVAFADALPRTHSGTVDREVVRDQLREAER is encoded by the coding sequence ATGCGTGATTGGCTCGCCGTGCGACGGGCGGCGACCCCCGACACCCTGGCACTCCTCGACGCCACCACGGACGACCGCCGCACCTACGCGGACCTCGACGACGCCGTCGAGGAGGTAGCCGGAAAACTGCAGGCACTGGGCGTGAACGCGGGCGACGCCGTAGGAGTCGTCATGGAGACCCGCCCCGCCTACGTGGAACTGCTCTGGGCTGTCCAGCGCCTCGGTGCCACCCTCGTCCCGTTCAACGCCCGTTTGACACCAGCCGAACTGATCGACCAGCGCACGACGATCGACCCGGCGGTCCTCGTCACCGACCGCGATCACGAGGAGACGGCAGTCGACGCCGGTGGTCGAACGCCGGTCGTTAGCGTCGACGAACCGACGCTCGCGGAGACTCGCTGGCTCGACGCGACGACCCCCCAGACAGTCGAATCTGTGGGCGTTTCGCTCTCTGACACCGCCGCCGTCCTCTTCACCTCCGGGACCACCGGCGAGCCCACGGCCATTCGCGTCACCGCACGAAACGTCCTCGCGAGCGCCGTGGCCTCCGCGTTCCGCCTGGGTGTCGTCCCGGACGACCGGTGGCTCCTCTGTCTCCCGATGTATCACATGGGGGGACTGTCGATTCCCATTCGAACGATGGTATACGGGACCACGACGGTGCTGCATGGCGAGTTCGACCCCGGCCCGATTCTCCGGACGCTCCGCGAGCGATCGATCACCGGCGTCTCGCTCGTCCCCACGATGCTCGAACGCCTCCTCGATGCGGGGCCGGTCGACGACTCGCTCCGCTTCGCGCTGGTGGGCGGGGGGCCGACGTCCGCCGAACTCGCGCAACGAGCGCTGGCCGCCGGCGTCCCGATCCACCCGACGTACGGCATGACGGAGACGGCCTCGCAGATCACGACGGCGACTCCACGGGACGTCGAGGCGGCACCTGACTCCGTGGGTCGACCCCTCGTCGGGACCGATCTCGCCATTCTGGACGGTGCGGGGAGCCGTCTCGACCGCGGCGAACAGGGTGAGATCGCCGTCTCGGGGTGGACCGTGTCTCCGGGGCCCGTGAGCGAGTCGTCTCGCCGGACAGACGAATGGTTCCGGACCGGCGACGTCGGATACCGTGACGAGAAGGGACGACTCTACGTGACGGGGCGCGCTAGCGAGCTGATCGTGACCGGTGGCGAGAACGTCGTTCCCGGGGACGTGCGCGCGGCGATCCTGGCCCATCCGGCCGTCGAGGACGCGGCGGTCGTTGGCCTCACCGACGCGGAGTGGGGCGAAAGGGTCGGCGCGCTCGTCGTGACGACCGAGCCAGTCTCGAAGGGCACACTCCGGTCGTTTCTCGAAGAGCGGCTCGCCGGCTTCAAGCTCCCGCGGACTGTGGCGTTCGCGGACGCACTCCCCCGAACCCACTCGGGAACGGTCGATCGCGAGGTAGTCAGAGACCAGTTGCGCGAGGCCGAGCGTTAA
- a CDS encoding NRDE family protein — MCTVLFAWQQFEETPLAVAANRDESPGRPTSPPGRVPGDLTVLMPRDERDGGTWMGVNEHRLFAIVANRWTDAERDGGRSRGLLVRDVLSAESVDGAASILRDELATTEYEGFTLLVGTSDTATVFMWDGALTERRVDPGVHVIVNVGVDGAYRVPEARSAVGEEQAKRADRIRETLQVRSDETAQEWVERARRILSDHDIGTCVHRDRYETVSSSLVALGADGEIDWRYADGPPCRTEFRAVDDQI, encoded by the coding sequence GTGTGCACCGTCCTCTTCGCGTGGCAGCAGTTCGAGGAAACGCCACTCGCAGTCGCCGCAAACCGCGACGAATCGCCGGGACGGCCCACCAGCCCGCCCGGTCGCGTTCCCGGCGATCTCACTGTCCTCATGCCCCGTGACGAACGCGACGGCGGAACCTGGATGGGCGTCAACGAACACCGGCTGTTCGCCATCGTGGCGAACCGCTGGACGGACGCCGAACGAGACGGTGGACGCTCGCGAGGGCTGCTCGTCCGCGACGTCCTGTCGGCGGAATCCGTCGACGGAGCGGCGTCGATTCTTCGCGACGAACTCGCCACGACCGAGTACGAGGGGTTTACGCTCCTCGTCGGGACGTCCGACACAGCGACCGTCTTCATGTGGGACGGCGCGCTGACTGAACGGCGCGTCGACCCGGGCGTTCACGTCATCGTCAACGTCGGCGTGGACGGCGCGTATCGGGTGCCCGAGGCACGATCCGCCGTGGGCGAGGAACAGGCCAAAAGGGCCGACCGAATTCGAGAGACGCTCCAGGTGCGGTCCGACGAGACTGCCCAGGAGTGGGTCGAACGGGCCAGGAGGATCCTGAGCGACCACGACATCGGGACCTGCGTCCACCGCGATCGATACGAAACCGTCTCCTCCTCACTCGTCGCGCTCGGCGCAGACGGCGAGATCGACTGGCGCTACGCGGACGGGCCACCGTGTCGGACGGAATTCCGCGCCGTCGACGACCAGATTTAA
- a CDS encoding transcription initiation factor IIB, protein MNDQNDDERTRVRERAADDERETAEEERERSTEELVCPECGGRLEVDEERGEVVCSECGLVVEEDEIDRGPEWRAFDAAESEEKSRVGAPLTKMMHDEGLSTTIGWQDRDSAGQLLSAKQRQKMQRLRTWNERFRTRDSKERNLKQALGEIDRMASGLGLSKSVRETASVIYRRALDEELLPGRSIEGVATACLYAAARKAGMPRSLDEVATVSRVDRDEIARTYRYVVRELELEVEPVDPIQYVPRIASELDRSEHVERRARELLEAAHETGQTSGKSPVGLAAAAVYAAAILEDERVTQSQVGDVANVSEVTIRNRYHELLDIWSEKNESVEGQ, encoded by the coding sequence ATGAACGATCAGAACGACGACGAACGGACCCGGGTGCGCGAACGCGCAGCCGACGACGAACGGGAGACCGCCGAGGAGGAACGCGAGCGATCGACGGAGGAGCTGGTCTGTCCCGAGTGCGGAGGTCGCCTGGAGGTCGACGAGGAGCGTGGTGAGGTCGTCTGTTCGGAGTGCGGTCTCGTCGTCGAGGAGGACGAGATCGATCGGGGGCCGGAGTGGCGTGCGTTCGACGCCGCCGAGAGCGAGGAGAAATCACGGGTTGGAGCCCCACTGACGAAGATGATGCACGACGAGGGGTTGTCGACAACCATCGGGTGGCAGGACCGGGATTCCGCCGGGCAACTGCTCTCCGCGAAGCAGCGCCAGAAGATGCAACGGTTGCGAACGTGGAACGAACGGTTCCGCACGCGCGACTCGAAAGAGCGCAATCTCAAACAGGCCCTCGGCGAAATCGACCGCATGGCGTCGGGGCTGGGGCTCTCCAAGAGCGTGCGCGAAACGGCCTCGGTCATCTACCGTCGCGCTCTCGACGAGGAGTTGCTCCCGGGCCGGTCGATCGAGGGAGTCGCCACCGCGTGCCTGTACGCGGCCGCACGCAAAGCAGGAATGCCCCGGAGCCTGGACGAGGTCGCCACCGTCTCTCGCGTCGATCGGGACGAGATCGCCCGCACGTACCGGTACGTGGTTCGCGAACTCGAACTGGAGGTCGAACCGGTCGATCCGATCCAGTACGTCCCCAGGATCGCGTCGGAACTGGACCGATCGGAACACGTCGAACGCAGGGCCAGAGAGTTGCTCGAAGCGGCCCACGAGACGGGGCAAACGAGCGGGAAGAGTCCCGTGGGTCTCGCCGCAGCGGCCGTCTACGCCGCGGCGATCCTCGAAGACGAACGGGTCACCCAGAGTCAGGTCGGCGACGTGGCGAACGTCTCGGAGGTTACCATCCGGAACCGCTATCACGAACTGCTCGACATCTGGTCGGAGAAAAACGAGTCCGTCGAAGGACAGTGA
- the purL gene encoding phosphoribosylformylglycinamidine synthase subunit PurL, translating into MSLPDSDRDLVVDALEREPTTAEAALFENLWSEHCAYRSSRPLLSAFDSEGEQVVVGPGDDAAVVAVDEDTYVAIGIESHNHPSYVDPYDGAATGVGGIVRDILSMGAYPIALTDSIYFGEFEREHSRYLLDGVVEGIGDYGNSIGVPTVRGSTQFHEKYEGNPLVNVSCVGLVDDERLVTADAKEPGNRLVLLGNATGRDGLGGASFASEDLSEDAETEDRPAVQVGDPYTEKLLIEANEELVEADLVEAARDLGAAGLGGATSEMVAKGDLGARIDLDAVHLRETGMNATEIVLAESQERMAYEVRPENVEAVADVADHYDLGFSVIGEVTDTGRYVCEFEGDTVVDVPAIFVADGAPMNDLPAVEPTEPERSLPEAEVEAAFEAVVASPNTASKRWVYRQYDHEVGVRTALRPGDDVALLALRDVGKGLAISAGANPGWTETAPYDGARAVAIENATNIAAKGATPLAAVDCLNGGNPEKPDVYGDFVAMVDGLADACSTLDVPVVGGNVSLYNDSAAGPIPPTPTLSMIGVKDGYDAPPLSLDGGKSLVLVGEHASAVGGSEYLAQMGGTDRFPSLPENPREFVETLATVANDPTTTAVHDVSDGGLAVTLAEMVTAEAGADVAVPDRLALFSEAPGRAVVETSEPRSVAETFEEVAPVVVLGSSTNDGLLRVDVEDHPNVEYDASEIVALRETIEAAMD; encoded by the coding sequence ATGAGCCTTCCCGATTCTGATCGTGACCTCGTGGTCGACGCCCTCGAGCGGGAGCCGACCACCGCCGAGGCGGCGCTGTTCGAGAACCTCTGGAGCGAGCACTGCGCGTATCGCTCCTCCCGACCGCTGCTATCGGCGTTCGACTCCGAGGGCGAGCAGGTCGTCGTGGGCCCGGGCGACGACGCCGCCGTGGTCGCCGTCGACGAGGACACCTACGTCGCCATCGGCATCGAGAGTCACAACCACCCATCGTACGTGGATCCGTACGACGGCGCGGCGACCGGTGTCGGGGGTATCGTCCGGGATATCCTCTCGATGGGCGCGTATCCCATCGCGCTCACGGATTCCATCTACTTCGGCGAGTTCGAGCGCGAACACTCGCGATACCTTCTGGACGGCGTGGTCGAGGGCATCGGGGACTACGGAAACTCGATCGGCGTACCGACGGTCCGCGGGAGCACGCAGTTTCACGAGAAATACGAGGGAAATCCGCTCGTTAACGTCTCCTGCGTGGGTCTGGTCGACGACGAACGTCTCGTCACCGCGGACGCGAAGGAGCCGGGGAACCGACTCGTCCTGCTGGGCAACGCGACGGGTCGTGACGGACTCGGGGGCGCCAGTTTCGCCAGCGAGGACTTGAGCGAGGACGCGGAGACGGAGGATCGGCCCGCCGTTCAGGTGGGCGATCCCTACACGGAGAAATTGCTCATCGAGGCGAACGAGGAACTGGTCGAAGCGGATCTGGTCGAGGCCGCCCGGGACCTGGGGGCGGCGGGCCTCGGCGGCGCGACCTCGGAGATGGTCGCCAAGGGCGACCTCGGCGCCAGGATCGACCTGGACGCCGTCCACCTGCGCGAGACTGGAATGAACGCGACGGAGATCGTGCTCGCGGAGTCCCAGGAACGCATGGCCTACGAGGTCCGGCCCGAGAACGTCGAGGCCGTCGCCGACGTCGCGGACCACTACGACCTCGGCTTCTCCGTCATCGGCGAGGTCACGGACACGGGCCGCTACGTCTGTGAGTTCGAGGGCGACACCGTCGTCGACGTGCCGGCGATTTTCGTGGCGGATGGTGCGCCGATGAACGATCTACCAGCCGTCGAACCTACCGAGCCGGAGCGATCGTTGCCCGAGGCCGAGGTCGAAGCGGCCTTCGAGGCCGTCGTCGCCAGCCCCAACACCGCAAGCAAGCGGTGGGTGTACCGACAGTACGATCACGAGGTCGGCGTGCGCACCGCGCTCCGGCCCGGCGACGACGTGGCGCTCCTGGCGCTCCGGGATGTCGGGAAGGGACTCGCCATCTCGGCGGGGGCGAACCCCGGCTGGACGGAGACGGCGCCCTATGATGGCGCCCGGGCCGTCGCGATCGAGAACGCCACCAATATCGCGGCCAAGGGAGCGACCCCGCTCGCGGCCGTCGACTGCCTCAACGGCGGCAATCCCGAGAAGCCGGACGTCTATGGCGATTTCGTCGCGATGGTCGACGGCCTGGCGGACGCCTGCTCGACGCTCGACGTTCCCGTCGTCGGCGGAAACGTCTCGCTGTACAACGACTCCGCGGCCGGTCCCATTCCCCCGACGCCGACCCTCTCGATGATCGGCGTCAAAGACGGATACGATGCGCCACCGCTCTCACTCGATGGCGGGAAATCACTCGTGCTTGTCGGGGAACACGCGTCCGCCGTCGGCGGGTCGGAGTACCTCGCCCAGATGGGCGGGACCGACCGGTTCCCCTCTCTCCCCGAAAATCCCAGGGAGTTCGTCGAGACGCTCGCGACGGTGGCGAACGACCCGACCACGACGGCGGTACACGACGTGAGCGACGGTGGTCTCGCCGTCACGCTCGCCGAGATGGTGACGGCGGAGGCCGGTGCCGACGTCGCCGTCCCCGATCGGCTCGCGCTCTTCTCGGAGGCGCCGGGGCGCGCGGTCGTGGAGACCAGCGAGCCCAGATCGGTCGCGGAGACCTTCGAGGAGGTCGCACCCGTGGTCGTCCTCGGATCGTCGACGAACGACGGACTGCTCCGCGTCGACGTCGAGGACCACCCCAACGTGGAATACGACGCCTCGGAGATCGTGGCGCTTCGCGAGACGATCGAAGCCGCGATGGACTGA
- the gatC gene encoding Asp-tRNA(Asn)/Glu-tRNA(Gln) amidotransferase subunit GatC — MSDSPVDADEVRHVASLARVALDDEEVETFTAQFQDILEHFDALDEVPAVEAEPDLVNVMRADEIEASLSQDEALRNADETEDGRFKGPRVS; from the coding sequence ATGAGCGATTCGCCCGTCGATGCCGACGAGGTCCGTCACGTGGCGAGCCTCGCGCGGGTGGCCCTGGACGACGAGGAGGTCGAAACCTTCACCGCACAGTTCCAGGACATCCTCGAGCACTTCGACGCCCTGGACGAGGTTCCCGCGGTCGAGGCCGAACCGGACCTGGTGAACGTGATGCGCGCGGACGAGATCGAAGCGTCACTCTCCCAGGACGAGGCGTTGCGCAACGCCGACGAGACCGAGGACGGTCGGTTCAAGGGCCCACGCGTCTCATGA
- a CDS encoding helix-turn-helix transcriptional regulator: MSAEAIEALSEAERRGLELVRETGSIYQSEFWKELDVSSRKGSRIATALEEEGLIERESAVYEGNTTYELTPVIRDRDLDYMLLMAGEMLSPFVGEEEVDPQSDAFSQWIMNLVYEE, from the coding sequence ATGAGCGCCGAAGCCATCGAGGCCCTCTCCGAAGCCGAGCGACGGGGGCTCGAACTCGTTCGTGAGACGGGGTCGATTTATCAGTCGGAGTTCTGGAAGGAACTCGACGTCTCCTCGCGCAAGGGCAGCCGAATCGCCACCGCCCTGGAAGAGGAGGGACTTATCGAACGGGAGAGTGCTGTCTACGAGGGGAACACGACCTACGAACTGACGCCGGTCATCCGCGACCGCGACCTGGACTACATGCTGTTGATGGCGGGTGAGATGCTCTCGCCGTTCGTCGGCGAGGAGGAAGTCGATCCGCAATCCGACGCCTTCTCGCAGTGGATCATGAACCTCGTCTACGAGGAGTGA
- a CDS encoding DNA-directed RNA polymerase subunit L yields the protein MDLRVIEKSDEELTIEIAGEDHTFMNVLKGALLELDDVAAATYDMNPEQSGGQTEPVLTVTTGDDADPLDALEEATGVVKDQLDSFTDAFEAAV from the coding sequence ATGGATCTGCGGGTCATCGAGAAGAGCGACGAGGAACTCACCATCGAGATCGCGGGCGAGGACCACACGTTCATGAACGTCCTCAAGGGCGCGCTCCTGGAACTGGACGACGTCGCCGCCGCGACGTACGACATGAATCCCGAGCAGTCCGGTGGACAGACCGAACCGGTGCTGACGGTCACCACCGGGGACGATGCCGACCCGCTCGACGCGCTCGAGGAAGCGACCGGCGTCGTCAAAGACCAGCTCGACTCGTTCACGGACGCCTTCGAGGCGGCCGTCTGA
- the hisF gene encoding imidazole glycerol phosphate synthase subunit HisF, protein MTLTKRVIPCIDVDLDEDGEAAVYTGVQFEELKYTGDPVEMAKRYNEAGADEFVFLDITASAEGRETMLDVVEGVADEVFIPLTVGGGIRTVADIKETLRAGADKVSINTGAIERPELITEGAKAFGSQCIVVSVDARRRSDDQGENYVDVDGESVWFEATVKGGREGTGMDVLEWVEEAERRGAGEIFVNSIDRDGTKDGYDLPLMEAVAKRVSLPIIASSGCGEPEHMKDVFDVGADAALAASIFHFDEYSIEETKRYLDENGIPVRL, encoded by the coding sequence ATGACGCTCACGAAACGGGTGATTCCCTGCATCGACGTGGACCTCGACGAGGACGGCGAGGCGGCAGTCTACACGGGCGTCCAGTTCGAGGAACTGAAATACACGGGCGACCCCGTCGAAATGGCCAAACGGTACAACGAGGCCGGCGCCGACGAGTTCGTCTTTCTGGATATCACCGCGAGCGCGGAGGGGCGCGAGACGATGCTCGACGTCGTCGAAGGCGTCGCCGACGAGGTGTTCATCCCGCTGACAGTCGGCGGCGGCATCCGGACGGTCGCGGACATAAAGGAGACCCTGCGCGCGGGCGCGGACAAGGTTTCGATCAACACCGGCGCCATCGAGCGCCCCGAACTCATCACCGAGGGGGCGAAGGCCTTCGGCAGCCAGTGTATCGTCGTCTCGGTGGACGCGCGACGCCGGAGTGACGATCAGGGTGAGAACTACGTCGACGTGGACGGCGAGTCGGTCTGGTTCGAGGCCACTGTGAAAGGCGGCCGCGAAGGCACCGGGATGGACGTCCTGGAGTGGGTCGAGGAGGCCGAACGACGCGGCGCGGGCGAGATCTTCGTCAACTCGATCGACCGCGACGGCACCAAGGACGGCTACGACCTCCCGCTGATGGAGGCGGTCGCAAAGCGAGTTTCGCTGCCCATCATCGCCTCCTCCGGGTGTGGCGAGCCCGAGCACATGAAAGACGTCTTCGACGTGGGGGCGGATGCCGCGCTGGCGGCGTCGATCTTCCACTTCGACGAGTACTCGATCGAAGAGACGAAGCGGTACCTCGACGAGAACGGGATTCCGGTCAGACTGTAA
- a CDS encoding universal stress protein: MRFVVAYDGTPIAEAALDRAVTLADAIEGDVATVTVVPRHNKEYARGRDWIAEEEPWDEDEIVENLRASVSSIAPEAMFRYRMVERFATRGKIGHILRRSAQELDVDVLVIGSENAGRVFSALTTVTRSVSQGSYDIYVVRDTASISR; encoded by the coding sequence ATGCGGTTCGTGGTGGCGTACGACGGGACGCCGATCGCCGAGGCTGCTCTCGACCGAGCGGTGACGCTCGCTGATGCCATCGAGGGCGACGTGGCCACCGTCACGGTCGTTCCCCGTCACAACAAAGAATACGCGCGAGGACGGGATTGGATTGCGGAGGAGGAACCGTGGGACGAGGACGAAATCGTCGAAAACCTCCGGGCGTCCGTGTCGTCGATCGCGCCGGAGGCGATGTTCCGGTATCGGATGGTCGAACGGTTCGCAACGCGCGGGAAGATCGGCCACATTCTTCGACGCAGTGCGCAGGAACTGGACGTCGACGTGTTGGTCATCGGTTCGGAGAACGCCGGGCGGGTGTTCTCCGCGCTCACGACCGTCACGCGGAGCGTCTCGCAGGGGTCGTACGACATCTACGTCGTTCGCGATACTGCATCGATCAGTCGCTGA
- a CDS encoding DUF7550 family protein, which produces MSDETHDDASDGRVTAPQQDYTWGQVFLGFVVMMIGLFIVGALPFVPSFF; this is translated from the coding sequence ATGTCCGATGAAACGCACGACGACGCGTCCGACGGCCGGGTGACCGCACCGCAACAGGACTACACCTGGGGCCAGGTCTTCCTCGGATTCGTAGTAATGATGATTGGCCTCTTCATCGTCGGCGCGCTGCCGTTCGTGCCGTCGTTCTTCTGA
- the gatA gene encoding Asp-tRNA(Asn)/Glu-tRNA(Gln) amidotransferase subunit GatA — protein sequence MSLNAFITETTIEGADDGPLAGTTVAVKDNISTAGVRTTCGSDMLSDYVPPYDATVVERLKEAGATIVGKANMDEFGMGTTTETSAFGPTANPIDEERVPGGSSGGSAAAVAAGEADLALGTDTGGSIRCPAAFTGTVGIKPTYGLVSRYGLVAYANSLEQIGPIAPTVEEAAALLDVIAGPDEHDATTREDGADTDLASAADGDVAGMRLGIPAELTDGLDDGVAARFEESLATLEDRGVETTEVSLPSVEYAVAAYYVIAMSEASSNLARFDGVRYGRSGGYDGNWNEAFSAARSEGFGDEVKRRILLGTYALSAGYHDKYYKQAQEARAWIKRDFDEALANVDALATPTMPVLPPKRGESLDDPLTMYLIDVNTVPVNLANLPAISVPAGESEGLPVGLQLIGPAFGEETIVRLGSALA from the coding sequence ATGAGTCTGAACGCGTTCATCACGGAGACCACGATCGAGGGGGCCGACGACGGCCCGCTCGCCGGGACGACCGTCGCCGTCAAGGACAACATCTCGACGGCCGGCGTCCGGACAACCTGCGGGTCCGACATGTTGTCGGACTACGTGCCACCGTACGACGCCACGGTCGTCGAGCGGTTGAAGGAGGCTGGCGCGACCATCGTCGGGAAGGCCAATATGGACGAGTTTGGGATGGGGACGACGACCGAGACGTCCGCATTCGGTCCCACGGCCAATCCGATCGACGAGGAGCGGGTCCCCGGCGGGTCGTCCGGTGGCAGTGCCGCTGCCGTGGCCGCGGGCGAGGCCGACCTCGCGCTGGGCACCGACACGGGCGGGTCGATCCGGTGTCCCGCCGCGTTCACGGGAACGGTGGGCATCAAACCGACCTACGGTCTGGTCTCGCGGTACGGGCTCGTCGCATACGCGAACAGTCTGGAGCAGATCGGTCCCATCGCCCCGACCGTGGAGGAGGCCGCAGCCCTCCTCGACGTCATCGCGGGGCCGGACGAGCACGACGCGACCACGCGCGAGGACGGCGCCGACACCGACCTCGCGTCGGCGGCCGACGGCGACGTCGCGGGGATGCGCCTCGGAATCCCTGCCGAGCTGACGGACGGTCTCGATGACGGCGTCGCCGCCCGGTTCGAGGAGTCCCTCGCGACCCTCGAGGATCGGGGTGTCGAGACGACCGAAGTGAGCCTGCCATCGGTCGAGTACGCGGTCGCCGCATACTACGTCATCGCGATGTCCGAGGCGTCGTCCAACCTCGCGCGGTTCGACGGCGTCCGGTACGGTCGGTCCGGCGGCTACGACGGCAACTGGAACGAGGCGTTTTCGGCGGCCCGTTCGGAGGGGTTCGGCGACGAGGTCAAACGCAGGATCCTGTTAGGCACCTACGCGCTGTCCGCGGGGTATCACGACAAGTACTACAAACAGGCCCAGGAAGCGCGGGCCTGGATCAAACGCGATTTCGACGAGGCGCTCGCGAACGTCGACGCGCTGGCGACGCCGACGATGCCGGTGCTTCCGCCGAAACGCGGCGAGAGCCTCGACGATCCGCTCACGATGTATCTCATCGACGTGAATACGGTGCCAGTCAATCTCGCGAATCTTCCCGCCATCTCGGTTCCTGCCGGAGAATCCGAGGGCTTGCCGGTCGGTCTCCAGTTGATCGGTCCCGCCTTCGGCGAGGAGACGATCGTCAGGCTCGGGAGCGCACTGGCCTGA
- a CDS encoding PHP domain-containing protein, whose product MLTVELHAHSEMSYDGRDPVEMLLAQASAIGLDALVITDHDEFAASREAADLAPEYDLIGITGMEVTSAAGHVLAIGIEKQVPAGLPFTETIDAIHDRGGIAIVPHPFQKSRSGVAPNVSTEALRRADALEVYNSRLLTGRSNRRAERFARKYDIPMTAGSDAHIAELVGQAVTLVDADEPTADSVLDAIRTGQTTVEGKRTPWRISFRQAAGGVKRRIKNRLSDALG is encoded by the coding sequence GTGCTGACGGTCGAGCTTCACGCTCATTCCGAGATGTCGTACGACGGTCGAGATCCCGTCGAGATGCTGTTAGCGCAGGCGTCGGCGATCGGCCTCGACGCGCTGGTCATTACGGACCACGACGAATTCGCGGCAAGTCGGGAGGCCGCCGACCTCGCCCCTGAGTACGACCTCATCGGTATTACCGGCATGGAGGTGACCTCCGCCGCCGGCCACGTCCTGGCCATCGGTATCGAGAAACAGGTCCCAGCCGGACTCCCGTTCACCGAGACCATCGACGCCATCCACGATCGTGGTGGGATCGCCATCGTCCCCCACCCCTTTCAGAAATCGCGCAGCGGCGTTGCCCCGAACGTTTCGACCGAGGCGCTGCGCCGGGCCGACGCACTCGAAGTCTACAACTCGCGGCTCCTGACCGGCCGGTCCAACCGGCGGGCAGAGCGATTCGCCAGAAAGTACGATATTCCGATGACGGCGGGAAGCGACGCCCACATCGCCGAGCTGGTCGGTCAGGCAGTCACGCTCGTCGACGCCGACGAGCCGACGGCCGACTCCGTGCTGGACGCCATTCGAACCGGGCAGACCACCGTGGAGGGCAAACGAACGCCCTGGCGAATCAGCTTCCGACAGGCGGCGGGCGGCGTGAAACGCCGGATCAAAAACCGGCTGTCCGACGCGCTCGGATGA